The Macrobrachium rosenbergii isolate ZJJX-2024 chromosome 56, ASM4041242v1, whole genome shotgun sequence genome includes a region encoding these proteins:
- the LOC136836050 gene encoding uncharacterized protein, which produces MRLHPLLSIPFSSPPLHLHPLFTPPLHLLFIPSSPSPLHPIFIPSSPSPLHPLLSITSPFPPLLPLFIPSSPSPLHSHISFPSSFHPLHPLFILSSPSPLPPSYPSPLHPPPLHPLFVPSSPSPTSSFFPLLPFLIPCLPSLFIPSSPFPLHSLHSLPLHPVLSIPSPPSAPYPLLSIHSSSPPPHPLFIPSSPSHLHPLLIPSSSSPRYSLPSLTSPFPLHSIISFPSSFHPLHPLFILSSPSLLHPLLSIPSSSPPLHPFFIPSSPYPFIPSSPSLLHSLLSFLFHSFLSLPSSFLPLHRLFIPYPPSFFIPSSLSFLHSLLSTHSSFPPLLRLFIPPSPSPLHPLFIPSLLLPLFIPSSPSPRHSLLSLPSSSTTLPSLFINSSPSSRHSLLSIPSSSPLLHPLFIPPLHPFFIPSSPSLFHPLFIPSPPFPSLHLLFIPSSPSPLHPLLSFLSSSLPHHPFFFSSSPSPLHQLFITSSRSPLHPLFIPSSPSPLYSHISFHSSFHPLHPLFILSSPSPLLPS; this is translated from the coding sequence ATGCGGcttcatcccctcctctccatcccCTTTTCATCCCCACCTCTCCATCTCCATCCCCTTTTCACCCCtcctctccatctcctcttcatcccctcctctccatcccctcttcatcccatcttcatcccctcctctccatcccctcttcatcccctcctctccatcacctctccattccctcctctccttcccctcttcattCCCTCCTCTCCGTCCCCTCTTCATTCCCACAtctccttcccctcttcattCCATCCTCTCCATCCCCTCTTCATCCTCTCCTCTCCATCCCCTCTTCCTCCGTCCTATCCATCACCTCTTCATCCccctcctctccatcccctctTCGTTCCCTCCTCTCCATCACCTACCTCATCattctttcctctccttcccttcttgaTTCCCTGCCTTCCATCCCTCTTCATTCCCTCCTCTCCATTCCCTCTTCATTCCCTCCATTCCCTCCCTCTTCATCCCGtcctctccatcccctcccctccatccGCTCCTTACCCCCTCCTCTCCATCCACTCctcatcccctcctccccatcccctcttcATTCCGTCCTCTCCATCCCATCTCCATCCACTCCTCATCCCCTCCTCTTCTTCACCTCGTTATTCTCTCCCCTCCCTTACCTCTCCATTCCCTCTTCATTCCATCAtctccttcccctcttcattCCATCCACTCCATCCCCTCTTCATCCTCTCCTCTCCATCCCTTCTTCATCCCCTCCTCTCTATCCCTTCTTCATCCCCTCCTCTTCACCCCTTCTTCATTCCCTCCTCTCCTTACCCCTTCATCCCGTCCTCTCCATCACTTCTACattccctcctctccttcctctttcattccttcctctccctcccctcttcaTTCCTTCCTCTTCATCGTCTCTTCATTCCCTACCCTCCCTCCTTCTTCATCCCTTCCTCTCTATCCTTTCTACATTCCCTCCTCTCCACCCACTCTTCATTCCCTCCTCTTCTTCGCCTCTTCATTCCCCCCTCTCCCTCGCCTCTCCATCCCCTCTTCAttccctcccttctccttccccttttcattccctcctctccatcccctcgtcattccctcctctccctcccctcttcaTCAACtactctcccttccctcttcatcAACTCCTCTCCATCCTCTCGTCATTCCCTCCTCTCCATCCCTTCTTCATCCCCTCTTCTCCACCCTCTCTTCATCCCCCCTCTGCATCCCTTCTTCATTCCCTCCTCTCCATCTCTTTTTCATCCCCTCTTCATCCCATCCCCTCCATTCCCttctctccatctcctcttcatcccctcctccccatcccctcttcatcccctcctctccttcctctcttcatctcttcctcaccaccccttcttcttttcctcctctccatcccctctCCATCAACTCTTCATCACCTCGTCTCGCTCCCCTCTTCATCCCCTCTTCATTccctcctctccatcccctctTTATTCCCACATCTCCTTCCACTCTTCATTCCATCCTCTCCATCCCCTCTTCATCCTCTCCTCTCCATCCCCTCTTCTTCCGTCCTAG